In one window of Nocardiopsis aegyptia DNA:
- a CDS encoding MFS transporter: MTAEDVASATPEPDRPHADPAQPPTNPKRKVLTASLVGTSIEFYDFYIYATAAVLVFPLLFFPEGDAMAARLQSLATFAIAFVARPVGSWVFGHFGDRVGRKATLVASLLTMGIATVGIGLLPTYAQVGVAAPVLLAVCRFGQGLGLGGEWGGAALLATENAPRAKRAFYGTFPQLGAPIGFFLANGVFLTITQTMSDETFLAWGWRVPFLLSTLLIAIGLWVRLTLHETPAFAKVIASGERVKAPMVEVFRTSGVAVVLGTLIMVATYVLFYLMTVFSLGFGTDAENGLGYDRSQFLVFLLIGVLFFALFTPISGLIADRFGRRPTLITVTVAIIVFGFAMGPLMGSGSTVGVLAFLIIGLSLMGLTFGPMAAQLPELFPTNVRYTGASVSYNVAGLLGASFAPYIATWLAGRFGLNWVGGYLVLVGVITLVALLLSRETKDDSLDAIPSRAAS, from the coding sequence ATGACCGCGGAGGACGTCGCCTCGGCCACGCCGGAGCCCGATCGGCCACACGCCGACCCGGCGCAGCCGCCGACCAATCCCAAACGCAAGGTCCTCACGGCGAGCCTCGTGGGCACGTCCATCGAGTTCTACGACTTCTACATCTACGCGACCGCCGCGGTCCTGGTCTTCCCGCTCCTGTTCTTTCCCGAGGGCGACGCGATGGCCGCGCGGCTGCAGTCGCTGGCCACGTTCGCGATCGCGTTCGTCGCCCGGCCGGTCGGATCGTGGGTCTTCGGCCACTTCGGCGACCGCGTCGGCCGCAAGGCGACCCTGGTGGCGTCGCTGCTGACGATGGGTATCGCGACCGTGGGCATCGGCCTGCTGCCCACCTACGCCCAGGTGGGCGTGGCGGCCCCCGTGCTGCTGGCGGTGTGCCGGTTCGGCCAGGGGCTGGGACTGGGCGGTGAGTGGGGCGGTGCCGCTCTGCTGGCCACGGAGAACGCCCCGCGCGCCAAGCGCGCGTTCTACGGCACGTTCCCGCAGCTGGGAGCGCCGATCGGGTTCTTCCTCGCCAACGGCGTGTTCCTGACCATCACCCAGACGATGAGCGACGAGACCTTCCTGGCGTGGGGCTGGCGGGTGCCGTTCCTGCTCTCGACGCTCCTCATCGCGATCGGGCTGTGGGTGCGCCTGACACTGCACGAGACCCCGGCCTTCGCCAAGGTGATCGCCTCGGGCGAGCGGGTCAAGGCGCCGATGGTGGAGGTCTTCCGCACCAGCGGGGTCGCGGTCGTGCTGGGCACGCTGATCATGGTCGCCACATACGTGCTGTTCTACCTGATGACCGTGTTCTCGCTGGGCTTCGGCACCGACGCCGAGAACGGGCTGGGCTACGACCGGTCCCAGTTCCTGGTGTTCCTGCTCATCGGCGTGCTGTTCTTCGCGCTGTTCACGCCGATCTCCGGCCTGATCGCCGACCGGTTCGGCCGGCGCCCCACGCTCATCACGGTGACCGTCGCCATCATCGTGTTCGGCTTCGCCATGGGCCCGCTGATGGGCAGCGGGAGCACGGTCGGCGTGCTGGCCTTCCTCATCATCGGGCTGTCGCTGATGGGACTGACCTTCGGTCCGATGGCCGCCCAGCTGCCGGAGCTGTTCCCGACCAACGTCCGCTACACGGGTGCGTCGGTGTCGTACAACGTCGCGGGCCTGCTGGGGGCGTCGTTCGCCCCCTACATCGCGACGTGGCTGGCGGGCCGGTTCGGCCTGAACTGGGTCGGCGGGTACCTGGTGCTGGTCGGCGTGATCACACTGGTCGCGCTGCTGCTCAGCCGTGAGACCAAGGATGACTCCCTGGACGCGATCCCCTCGCGAGCCGCATCATAG
- a CDS encoding NAD(P)/FAD-dependent oxidoreductase, producing the protein MTHRLLVLGAGYSGLAAARRAHDIARSERADVTVTLVNATPYFVERVRLHQVAAGQDVGVHSLAEALEGTGIDLVVAQVEDVDPDARSVTVRGDRGPRTLGYDSLVLALGSSARAGGVPGADDHALAIADLDGARAVADRIATDRPERVVVVGGGLTGIEAATEIAESHPGIAVELVTGGEVVPSVGARGRAHARRVLHRLGVVLREHARVEEVDARGLVLADGGRVPADLVVWNAGFGASGVAAAIGLAVDDDGRAVVDGSQRSLSHPDVLVVGDAAHTRGAAGEPLRMSCAMGLPMGWNAAGTVLGALTGRTPDTAPFGYLLQCVSLGRRDGLVQFVRADDSPRAFLLTGRTAALVKEYIVAGAYDNARTGGQAAVNLRLVRGVARRYLRRKGAPADAGQGRATSTGASSGVSRGDARKGRMTRSASGVDDSRRA; encoded by the coding sequence ATGACCCACCGACTGCTCGTCCTCGGGGCCGGCTACTCCGGACTCGCGGCCGCCCGCCGCGCCCACGACATCGCCCGGAGCGAGCGCGCCGACGTCACCGTCACGCTCGTCAACGCCACCCCGTACTTCGTCGAACGCGTCCGTCTGCACCAGGTCGCCGCGGGCCAGGACGTCGGCGTGCACTCCCTGGCCGAGGCCCTGGAGGGCACCGGCATCGATCTGGTCGTCGCCCAGGTCGAGGACGTGGACCCCGACGCCCGCTCGGTCACCGTGCGCGGCGACCGGGGGCCGCGCACGCTCGGCTACGACTCGCTCGTCCTCGCGCTGGGCAGCTCGGCCCGCGCCGGAGGCGTCCCCGGCGCCGACGACCACGCCCTGGCCATCGCCGACCTGGACGGCGCGCGCGCCGTCGCCGACCGGATCGCCACCGACCGGCCCGAGCGCGTGGTGGTGGTCGGCGGCGGGCTCACCGGCATCGAGGCCGCCACCGAGATCGCCGAGTCCCACCCCGGCATCGCCGTCGAACTCGTCACCGGCGGCGAGGTCGTCCCGAGCGTGGGCGCGCGCGGGCGGGCCCACGCGCGCCGCGTGCTGCACCGGCTCGGCGTGGTCCTGCGCGAACACGCGCGCGTGGAGGAGGTCGACGCCCGGGGCCTGGTCCTGGCCGACGGCGGGCGCGTTCCGGCCGACCTCGTGGTGTGGAACGCCGGGTTCGGCGCCTCCGGCGTGGCCGCCGCGATCGGACTGGCCGTCGACGACGACGGCCGCGCGGTGGTCGACGGCTCCCAGCGCTCGCTCTCGCACCCCGACGTGCTCGTCGTGGGCGACGCCGCGCACACCCGGGGCGCCGCGGGAGAGCCCCTGCGCATGTCCTGCGCGATGGGCCTGCCGATGGGCTGGAACGCCGCCGGGACCGTCCTCGGCGCACTCACCGGGCGCACACCCGACACCGCGCCGTTCGGCTACCTGCTCCAGTGTGTGAGCCTGGGCCGCCGTGACGGTCTCGTCCAGTTCGTGCGCGCCGACGACAGTCCGCGCGCGTTCCTGCTCACCGGACGCACGGCCGCGCTCGTCAAGGAGTACATCGTGGCCGGGGCCTATGACAACGCGCGCACCGGCGGGCAGGCCGCGGTGAACCTGCGCCTGGTCCGGGGCGTGGCCCGGCGGTACCTGCGCCGGAAGGGCGCGCCGGCCGACGCGGGTCAGGGGCGGGCGACGTCCACGGGAGCTTCCAGCGGGGTGTCCCGAGGCGACGCCAGGAAGGGCCGCATGACGCGCTCGGCCAGCGGTGTCGACGACAGTCGCAGGGCCTGA
- a CDS encoding helix-turn-helix domain-containing protein yields MTQRFPQHLTKLRVLSGLSQRQLASRARVSPSACCRWEKGEVVPRRGHVENLDRVLNAEGRLIKTWQRDTTDGSLPSFMQDAGLLQAEAITIDFVSPVLVSGLAQCPSYARIVFREANPTLPGAAIERLVTARCARLAYLRKRNNPMVTAVFPESALTWPPEAVRREQAEHLLALMDDERMRIHLVPSGSVLVGVTSPLFLVKLVDGGRAASSDHVSGNVIIEDSEDFERLSELVKRALGASLPEGQSRKVLEDLL; encoded by the coding sequence ATGACGCAACGCTTTCCCCAGCACCTCACCAAACTGCGGGTTTTGTCCGGATTGTCGCAGCGGCAGCTCGCATCCCGGGCAAGAGTCTCCCCATCTGCGTGTTGTCGCTGGGAGAAGGGCGAAGTCGTTCCCAGGCGCGGGCACGTGGAGAACCTCGACCGGGTACTGAACGCCGAAGGGCGGCTCATCAAGACCTGGCAGCGGGACACCACGGATGGATCGCTGCCGTCCTTCATGCAAGATGCCGGATTACTTCAGGCGGAGGCGATCACGATTGACTTCGTGTCCCCCGTGCTGGTGTCCGGATTGGCCCAGTGCCCCTCCTACGCGCGCATCGTCTTCCGTGAGGCGAATCCGACCCTTCCTGGCGCGGCCATTGAACGACTGGTCACTGCCAGGTGTGCGCGATTGGCGTATCTGAGGAAGCGCAACAATCCCATGGTGACGGCCGTATTTCCGGAGAGCGCGCTCACCTGGCCCCCGGAGGCTGTGCGCCGCGAACAGGCCGAACACCTGCTCGCGCTGATGGACGACGAACGCATGCGCATCCACCTGGTACCGAGCGGGTCCGTGCTGGTCGGAGTAACGTCGCCGCTCTTTCTGGTGAAGCTGGTCGACGGAGGGCGGGCGGCTTCGAGCGATCACGTCAGCGGTAACGTGATCATCGAGGATTCAGAGGACTTCGAGCGGCTGTCCGAACTGGTCAAACGCGCCTTGGGTGCCTCCCTCCCCGAAGGTCAGTCCCGGAAAGTACTGGAGGATCTACTGTGA
- a CDS encoding FAD-dependent oxidoreductase, which produces MRAIIIGGAIAGLSTAWWLRREGWETTVVERGPAPSPATGLAALDTPKAADGTLDRGYVIDYFGPGYDTLERMGLRERVHEYGLGLNALRYRRADGRHSARIDSSVPARVTGGRYLTLLRGDLEGVLREALGPEADVRYGTGIEEVHQDDEGVTAVLTDGATERADVLVGADGIHSRTRGLVFGPESRYRRYLGAHAAAYVFTDPELMAVLANEFQAVEAPGVQAGMYRLSDTAGAAFLCHLSPDGSLPQDPQARLREVHGDLGWLVPRLLAACPPRPYYDEVEQILMPGWSDGRVVLVGDACQAVSLMAGQGASMAVAAAEVLGRELGRVAGAGTGSGAGAGAAEEIAAALRRYEGRVKPVIDAKQRAGRSLARWFVPATPARLFVRRQALRLSSTPLAERVMRPFLASPRDTPLEAPVDVARP; this is translated from the coding sequence GTGAGAGCGATCATCATCGGCGGCGCCATCGCCGGTCTGTCCACAGCGTGGTGGCTGCGCCGCGAGGGCTGGGAGACCACGGTCGTCGAACGGGGTCCGGCCCCCTCCCCCGCGACCGGACTCGCCGCCCTGGACACGCCGAAGGCCGCCGACGGCACCCTGGACCGCGGCTACGTCATCGACTACTTCGGACCCGGCTACGACACCCTGGAGCGGATGGGCCTGCGCGAGCGGGTCCACGAGTACGGGCTCGGCCTGAACGCGCTGCGCTACCGCAGGGCCGACGGCCGCCACTCCGCACGCATCGACTCGTCGGTGCCCGCGCGGGTGACCGGCGGACGCTACCTGACCCTGCTGCGCGGCGACCTGGAGGGCGTGCTGCGCGAGGCGCTGGGGCCGGAGGCCGACGTGCGGTACGGGACCGGGATCGAGGAGGTGCACCAGGACGACGAGGGCGTCACGGCGGTGCTGACCGACGGTGCGACCGAGCGCGCCGACGTGCTCGTGGGGGCCGACGGGATCCACTCGCGCACGCGCGGGCTCGTGTTCGGGCCGGAGTCGCGCTACCGCCGCTACCTGGGGGCGCACGCGGCGGCCTACGTGTTCACCGACCCGGAGCTGATGGCGGTGCTCGCGAACGAGTTCCAGGCGGTCGAGGCCCCCGGCGTCCAGGCGGGGATGTACCGCCTGTCCGACACGGCCGGGGCCGCATTCCTGTGCCACCTGTCGCCGGACGGCTCGCTGCCGCAGGACCCGCAGGCACGGCTGCGCGAGGTCCACGGGGACCTGGGCTGGCTGGTGCCCCGGCTGCTGGCGGCCTGCCCGCCCCGGCCGTACTACGACGAGGTGGAGCAGATCCTCATGCCGGGCTGGTCCGACGGGCGCGTGGTCCTGGTCGGCGACGCGTGCCAGGCGGTCTCGCTGATGGCGGGGCAGGGGGCGAGCATGGCGGTGGCCGCCGCCGAGGTCCTGGGCCGGGAGCTGGGCCGCGTGGCCGGCGCGGGCACCGGCTCGGGCGCGGGCGCGGGCGCGGCCGAGGAGATCGCGGCCGCGCTGCGGCGCTACGAGGGCCGGGTCAAGCCGGTCATCGACGCCAAGCAGCGGGCGGGACGCAGTCTGGCGCGGTGGTTCGTCCCCGCCACGCCCGCCCGCCTGTTCGTCCGCCGTCAGGCCCTGCGACTGTCGTCGACACCGCTGGCCGAGCGCGTCATGCGGCCCTTCCTGGCGTCGCCTCGGGACACCCCGCTGGAAGCTCCCGTGGACGTCGCCCGCCCCTGA
- a CDS encoding TetR/AcrR family transcriptional regulator: MTKANDQDQTAATSAERGRSSRAKLLAAAVELIPEVGWNAVTTRLVASRAQVRPGLVHYHFDSLPALLRAAVATVLEDVLSDPLAAMTAISDPAEGVVAALREMDEFQGDDPASVLVTEAYLAATRDPELHAVMARIVIETRDSIAAWLREHGTGQPEAAAELVCAFFDGVVLHRALGPVPPAEAYLEPLRRLLAAPAPEGDTR, encoded by the coding sequence ATGACCAAGGCGAATGACCAAGACCAGACGGCCGCCACCTCCGCCGAGCGGGGGCGCTCCAGCCGCGCCAAGCTGCTGGCCGCGGCCGTCGAACTGATCCCCGAGGTGGGGTGGAACGCGGTCACCACCCGGCTGGTCGCGTCCCGCGCGCAGGTGCGCCCCGGACTCGTCCACTACCACTTCGACTCACTGCCCGCCCTGCTGCGCGCCGCCGTGGCGACCGTCCTGGAGGACGTGCTCTCCGACCCGCTCGCGGCCATGACCGCGATATCCGACCCGGCGGAGGGGGTGGTGGCCGCGCTGCGGGAGATGGATGAGTTCCAGGGCGACGACCCAGCGTCCGTCCTGGTCACCGAGGCCTACCTGGCCGCGACCCGCGACCCCGAGCTGCACGCGGTCATGGCCCGGATCGTCATCGAGACCCGGGACTCGATCGCCGCGTGGCTGCGGGAGCACGGGACCGGGCAGCCGGAGGCCGCCGCCGAACTGGTGTGCGCGTTCTTCGACGGCGTGGTCCTGCACCGGGCGCTGGGCCCGGTCCCGCCCGCCGAGGCCTACCTCGAACCCCTGCGCCGCCTGCTCGCGGCGCCCGCACCCGAAGGAGACACCAGGTGA
- a CDS encoding MerR family transcriptional regulator, with the protein MDEQEISFLEETHPDMYFSNGEAAAVIGVCPSTLRAWARDGRLADVKSFRSKYGWRYFRAGDVFALRDGRKAAGRAPGPAPE; encoded by the coding sequence ATGGACGAACAAGAAATCAGCTTCCTGGAAGAGACCCACCCGGACATGTACTTCAGCAACGGCGAGGCGGCGGCCGTCATCGGCGTCTGCCCCTCGACCCTGCGGGCGTGGGCGCGCGACGGCCGCCTCGCCGATGTGAAGTCCTTCCGCAGCAAGTACGGCTGGCGCTATTTCCGGGCAGGTGACGTCTTCGCCCTTCGGGACGGCCGAAAGGCGGCCGGACGGGCACCCGGCCCCGCGCCCGAGTAG
- a CDS encoding DUF397 domain-containing protein encodes MSGWHKSSWSDTGGHCVEVREHTAGADVRDTQNRNAGHLSFSPVEWAALVATAAR; translated from the coding sequence GTGAGTGGCTGGCACAAGTCCAGTTGGTCGGACACCGGTGGACATTGCGTGGAAGTGCGTGAGCACACGGCTGGTGCCGATGTGCGCGACACGCAGAACCGGAACGCCGGTCACCTGTCCTTCTCACCCGTCGAATGGGCCGCGCTGGTGGCCACGGCCGCGCGCTGA